From a single Francisella halioticida genomic region:
- a CDS encoding IS3 family transposase: protein MSKKRVTYTADFKAKVIIELLEGDMTVNEIASKYDLLPKNVHNWKQQFLSNACLAFDKSSVVKEYKQEIDELRKDKDATSKELVEVIVERDFLMGKLKSLVSSNDRVNSVDTKLELSLNNQLKLLSVSKSVYYYTPISKFSSNDDIKLLNAIDLIHTKHPYYGTRSLVKLLNRLGFLVGRKLIKSAMEFMGIKALYPKKKTTVINKQHKKYPYLLNVFKNETNQVVIDKANKVWSADITYIRLECGYAYLAAIIDWHSKKTLAWKISNTMDTHLTTSVLKEALFKYGKPDIFNSNQGTQYTAKEHIKILSDNKINISMDAKGRSIDNIAIERFWRTLKYENVYPASYITMKEAKVGIKEYIDIYNNERLHSSIGYMTPDEVYSGILDAA, encoded by the coding sequence ATGAGTAAAAAAAGAGTAACGTATACAGCTGATTTTAAAGCTAAAGTAATTATAGAATTGCTAGAAGGCGATATGACAGTTAATGAGATAGCAAGTAAGTATGATTTACTTCCTAAAAACGTGCATAATTGGAAGCAGCAATTTTTATCTAATGCTTGCTTAGCATTTGATAAAAGCTCTGTTGTTAAGGAGTATAAGCAGGAAATAGATGAGCTTAGAAAAGATAAAGATGCAACAAGTAAAGAACTAGTCGAGGTAATAGTAGAGAGGGATTTTTTAATGGGAAAGCTAAAAAGCTTGGTATCATCAAATGATAGAGTAAACTCTGTAGATACTAAGCTAGAATTATCTTTAAATAATCAGCTTAAACTATTATCTGTATCTAAGAGTGTGTACTATTATACACCAATATCAAAATTTAGTAGTAATGATGATATTAAACTATTAAATGCAATAGATTTGATACATACTAAACATCCATATTATGGTACGAGAAGTCTAGTAAAGTTGCTAAATAGATTAGGATTTCTAGTTGGAAGGAAGCTAATCAAAAGTGCTATGGAATTCATGGGTATTAAGGCATTGTATCCTAAAAAAAAGACAACTGTCATTAATAAGCAACACAAGAAATATCCATACTTACTTAATGTATTTAAAAATGAGACGAATCAGGTTGTTATAGATAAAGCTAATAAGGTATGGAGTGCTGATATCACGTATATTAGACTAGAATGTGGGTATGCATATTTAGCAGCCATAATAGATTGGCATAGCAAGAAAACACTAGCTTGGAAGATTTCTAATACTATGGATACACATCTAACAACTAGTGTGTTAAAAGAAGCGTTATTTAAATATGGTAAACCTGATATCTTTAACTCTAATCAAGGAACTCAATATACAGCAAAAGAGCATATTAAAATATTATCTGATAATAAAATAAATATATCTATGGATGCTAAAGGAAGATCTATAGATAATATTGCAATTGAGAGATTTTGGAGAACACTGAAATATGAAAATGTTTATCCGGCATCATATATAACTATGAAAGAGGCTAAAGTAGGTATCAAAGAATATATTGATATTTACAACAATGAAAGACTACATTCTAGTATTGGATATATGACTCCTGATGAAGTATATTCTGGTATTTTAGATGCTGCATAA
- a CDS encoding glycosyltransferase family 39 protein encodes MWHILKKKNINKYLIVYLFLYLFIWVGLTALFYNRYAIAGNAAENLAWSNSLSIMYDKHPGLGAFLLKILSVITGDDAILADVLSSGVCVLVSLIYTYKICKRFFSKKDATFITIISTFGAYYILQYFLMYNQNLILLPFWVITSYYFILIFDDNSYKNWLMLAVFTALGVYAKFEILLLSGIMFIYIIFYFKKEYLSKLITAAIVFCIAIIPAILGIIKQNYTPILWIFKEANSSGNSHHYSLLVNFFIGQFYNILPFIYSAAPIVIIYIFIRFKKITSNNKSFIYNITHPLVAVWLYPLVFVSLLQSFYGKLPDGWVLPLMALFIPAIYKLFNLKIVESINFKKLIFILVTLQFVIFASYNLVKYFNSNIISENVGNDIAKKADVFWSKYYQEPILYVGGYEEYYLAAFSKSKPIFLRNYNLIYKNQKILIAFGNCDNHNYQALESSGFKILHKECIYINTVNKSKNIKEKISLIIGEK; translated from the coding sequence ATGTGGCATATTCTAAAAAAAAAGAACATAAATAAATATTTAATAGTATATTTGTTTTTATACTTATTTATATGGGTGGGATTAACAGCATTATTTTATAATAGATATGCAATAGCTGGAAATGCAGCTGAAAATTTAGCATGGTCGAATTCTCTTAGTATAATGTATGATAAGCATCCAGGATTAGGAGCCTTTCTATTAAAAATTTTATCAGTTATAACAGGTGACGATGCTATTTTAGCAGATGTTTTATCTAGTGGTGTATGCGTATTAGTTTCTTTAATTTACACCTATAAGATTTGTAAAAGATTTTTTTCAAAGAAAGACGCTACCTTTATAACGATAATTTCAACATTTGGTGCATATTATATATTACAGTATTTCTTAATGTATAATCAGAATTTAATACTTTTACCTTTTTGGGTTATTACATCATATTATTTTATTCTTATATTTGATGATAATAGCTATAAGAATTGGTTAATGTTAGCAGTGTTTACTGCTTTAGGTGTATATGCTAAATTTGAAATATTATTACTTTCAGGAATAATGTTTATATATATTATTTTTTACTTTAAAAAAGAGTATCTTTCTAAATTAATTACCGCGGCAATTGTATTTTGTATAGCAATAATACCAGCAATATTAGGTATAATTAAACAAAATTATACTCCTATATTATGGATATTTAAAGAAGCTAATTCATCAGGGAATTCTCATCACTATAGCTTACTTGTTAATTTCTTTATAGGGCAGTTTTATAATATACTGCCTTTCATTTACTCAGCAGCTCCTATTGTAATAATATACATTTTTATTAGATTTAAAAAAATAACTAGTAATAATAAAAGCTTTATTTATAATATTACACACCCTTTAGTAGCTGTATGGCTATATCCATTAGTATTTGTTTCATTATTACAAAGTTTTTATGGCAAGCTTCCAGATGGTTGGGTATTACCTTTAATGGCCTTATTTATTCCTGCCATTTATAAATTATTTAATTTAAAAATAGTAGAAAGTATAAATTTTAAAAAACTTATTTTTATATTGGTAACTTTACAGTTTGTGATTTTTGCATCTTATAATTTAGTTAAATATTTTAATAGTAATATTATTTCTGAAAATGTAGGTAATGATATAGCTAAAAAAGCAGATGTATTTTGGAGTAAGTATTATCAAGAACCAATTTTGTATGTTGGGGGTTATGAAGAATATTATTTGGCAGCATTTTCTAAAAGTAAACCAATCTTTTTAAGAAACTATAATTTAATATATAAAAATCAAAAAATACTTATAGCATTTGGTAATTGTGATAATCATAACTATCAAGCCTTGGAATCATCAGGGTTCAAAATATTACATAAAGAATGTATATACATAAATACTGTTAATAAGAGTAAGAATATCAAAGAAAAAATTTCTTTAATAATTGGTGAAAAATAA
- a CDS encoding IS6 family transposase, protein MIDFTGRHFTKLLILQAVRWYLSYPLSYRHVEELMKERVIKVDHSTINRWVIKYSKELEIVFSNSFRKYGSYISWKMDETYLKLKGKDVYLYRAIDKHGDTLEFMVSEKRDEKAARKFFKKTIGKHGLPDKLNVDKSGANEAALLTINIFLFLLGIWLTYGIEIRQNKYLNNLIEQDHRSIKRLIRPMMGFKSWDSMDSTIAGYELVNMIKKSQHIYAENMTVWDQFYSIAG, encoded by the coding sequence ATGATAGATTTCACAGGTAGGCACTTTACCAAATTATTGATACTTCAAGCAGTCAGATGGTATTTATCATATCCATTGAGTTATAGGCATGTAGAAGAACTAATGAAAGAGCGAGTAATTAAGGTAGACCATAGCACTATCAATCGTTGGGTTATCAAATATTCTAAAGAATTAGAGATAGTCTTTAGTAATAGTTTTAGAAAATATGGTAGCTATATAAGCTGGAAGATGGATGAAACCTACCTTAAGCTTAAAGGTAAAGATGTTTATTTATACAGAGCTATAGATAAACACGGAGATACTTTAGAGTTTATGGTTAGTGAAAAAAGAGATGAAAAAGCTGCGCGTAAATTCTTTAAGAAAACTATTGGTAAACATGGTTTACCAGATAAATTAAATGTAGATAAATCAGGAGCCAATGAAGCTGCTTTATTAACTATCAATATCTTTCTATTCTTGCTTGGTATATGGTTAACCTATGGTATAGAGATTAGACAAAACAAATATCTAAATAATTTGATAGAGCAAGATCATAGAAGTATCAAAAGATTGATACGCCCCATGATGGGTTTTAAATCTTGGGATTCTATGGATTCTACTATAGCTGGTTATGAATTAGTAAATATGATTAAAAAAAGTCAGCATATTTACGCTGAAAATATGACTGTTTGGGATCAATTTTATAGCATAGCTGGATAA